One genomic region from Macadamia integrifolia cultivar HAES 741 unplaced genomic scaffold, SCU_Mint_v3 scaffold1761, whole genome shotgun sequence encodes:
- the LOC122064784 gene encoding MDIS1-interacting receptor like kinase 2-like, whose product MASFFAFVLEVVVVWVSFIPATIGVASESSSYAAKALLNWKASGTNFPSSWNATDTSPCKWEGMTCNAAGRVTEIKLPSYSIHAELHKLNFSSFQDLVYLDLGTNELSGTIPDTIGMLSKLTHLDLSSNSLSGNLPSSLANLTRLFMLDVSKNELSGEIDEYLFTNWTNLSTINFHNNSLQGKIPPSIGKLSNLNILCFSINSINGSIPQEVGNLENLNQLDLLSNMISGSIPTQIGNLRNLNRLELGSNRLSGSIPIQMGNLRNVSKLDLSHNNLSGSVPDEMGNIDKLNQLDLSNNMLNGSIPAALGNLQNLNALDMSKNMLTGSIPREIADLDQLVLLNLSHNKLQGSIPAKLGKVNVSYMALDLSYNNLEFPVLVSNASCSVHCEPPSKSREKSFKIKISIILSLSITIFVALVIFSVHFLLRKKLRNFRTETRQEKNGDLFSIWNYDGVIAYSDIMEATEEFDIKYCIGTGGYGSVYMAKLPTGKVVAVKKLHRREAEEKAKEKSFRNEIDALTRIRHRNIVKLYGFCSHSSCKFLVYEYIERGSLNYVLGNEAEAVELDWRKRLNVIKGVAQALSYMHHDNTPPLIHRDISSNNVLLDADLEPHVSDFGTAKFLNPDSSNRTMLAGTYGYIAPELAYTMVVTEKSDVYSFGVLALETIMGRHPGEFISSLSLHNEKDKVLKDVLDQRLPPPSQSVEQELLFSIMLVIECLHTDPRSRPTMQYVSQKLGRSMNPHLNSSAKIHCGKEISE is encoded by the exons ATGGCTTCCTTCTTTGCATTTGTTTTGGAAGTAGTTGTTGTATGGGTTTCTTTCATCCCTGCAACTATAGGAGTGGCATCTGAATCATCATCATATGCAGCCAAGGCTCTGCTCAATTGGAAAGCCAGTGGCACGAACTTTCCCAGTTCCTGGAATGCAACTGATACAAGTCCATGTAAGTGGGAGGGCATGACTTGCAATGCAGCTGGAAGAGTAACAGAGATAAAGCTACCTTCTTACTCCATACATGCTGAGCTCCACAAAttgaatttctcttctttccaagATCTAGTCTATCTCGATCTCGGTACAAATGAATTGTCAGGAACCATCCCAGACACCATTGGTATGCTTTCCAAACTCACCCATCTTGATCTGTCTTCGAACAGTCTTTCGGGAAATTTGCCTTCTTCACTAGCTAATCTTACCAGATTGTTTATGTTGGATGTTTCCAAAAATGAACTAAGTGGTGAAATTGATGAATATCTATTCACCAACTGGACTAACCTCTCTACCATTAATTTTCACAACAATTCTCTCCAAGGGAAAATCCCTCCTTCCATAGGTAAGTTGAGCAACCTCAACATTCTCTGCTTCTCTATCAATAGTATCAATGGCTCAATACCTCAAGAGGTAGGAAACCTCGAAAATCTCAACCAGCTGGACCTATTAAGTAACATGATTTCAGGTTCAATACCTACACAGATTGGGAATTTGAGAAATCTTAATAGGTTGGAGCTAGGAAGTAACAGGCTTTCAGGTTCAATACCAATACAGATGGGGAATTTGAGAAATGTAAGTAAGCTGGACCTAAGCCATAACAATCTTTCAGGTTCTGTACCAGATGAAATGGGGAATATAGACAAACTGAACCAGCTAGACCTAAGCAACAACATGCTAAATGGTTCAATACCTGCAGCATTGGGAAATCTTCAGAATCTCAATGCATTGGATATGAGTAAGAATATGTTAACTGGTTCAATCCCTAGAGAAATTGCAGATTTAGATCAGCTGGTGTTACTTAATCTCAGCCACAACAAGCTACAAGGTTCAATACCGGCAAAGTTGGGGAAAGTTAATGTTTCTTACATGGCTTTGGACTTGTCTTACAATAATTTAGAGTTTCCTGTTCTGGTTAGCAATGCTTCTTGTAGTGTTCATTGTGAGCCCCCATCTAAAAGCAGAGAGAAAAGCTTTAAAATCAAGATCTcaattattctctctctttctatcacCATATTTGTTGCACTTGTAATTTTTTCTGTCCATTTCCTCTTGAGGAAAAAGTTGAGAAATTTCCGAACGGAAACAAGACAAGAGAAAAATGGAGATTTATTTTCCATATGGAACTACGATGGGGTGATTGCGTATAGTGACATCATGGAAGCTACAGAAGAATTTGACATCAAATATTGCATTGGCACAGGAGGTTATGGGAGTGTTTACATGGCAAAGTTACCTACTGGTAAAGTAGTAGCTGTGAAAAAGCTTCATCGCCGAGAAGCTGAAGAGAAAGCCAAAGAGAAGAGCTTCAGAAATGAGATAGACGCATTGACAAGAATTCGGCATCGGAACATTGTGAAACTTTATGGGTTTTGCTCCCATTCAAGCTGCAAATTTCTAGTTTATGAATACATAGAAAGGGGAAGCTTAAATTATGTTCTTGGAAATGAAGCAGAAGCTGTGGAACTGGATTGGAGGAAACGTCTAAATGTCATCAAAGGGGTTGCACAAGCTTTGTCTTACATGCATCATGACAACACGCCACCATTAATTCATCGAGACATATCAAGCAATAATGTTTTGTTGGATGCAGATCTTGAGCCTCATGTCTCCGACTTTGGAACTGCTAAATTTCTAAATCCTGATTCATCCAACCGCACTATGCTTGCAGGCACGTATGGATATATTGCTCCAG AGCTTGCTTATACAATGGTTGTGACAGAAAAAAGTGATGTTTATAGCTTTGGGGTACTGGCACTAGAGACAATTATGGGAAGGCATCCTGGTGAATTCATCTCTTCATTATCATTGCATAATGAAAAAGATAAAGTACTAAAGGATGTGTTGGACCAACGTCTCCCGCCACCATCACAATCTGTGGAACAAGAGCTGCTTTTCTCAATTATGCTTGTAATTGAATGCTTGCACACTGATCCAAGGTCTCGTCCAACTATGCAATACGTCTCTCAAAAACTAGGACGTTCTATGAACCCTCATTTGAACTCTTCTGCAAAAATTCATTGTGGCAAGGAAATCTCGGAATAA